In a genomic window of Allomeiothermus silvanus DSM 9946:
- a CDS encoding integrase core domain-containing protein — translation MQFTTVGREIWRGARQAQRLAEANASDPEVQERLRKLRLVKALRESKKSWKEIQDLVGISRATYHRWQKALKEKGLAGLKPRSRRPKHLRTKVHWTPGLLIRIETLRKENPTWGRWSIWLTLRKEGFQMSERTVGRILAYLEKHRRIESVAGYLARTQRGKLKRRVNRPYAKRKPRGYEARAPGDLVQVDTLTLTLGPGSMVKHFSAIDLHSRFVLAEVHSRATAKLSEGFLSLLLARAPFPIRAIQVDGGSEFMAEFEEACCALGIALFVLPPRSPKLNGHVERMQRTFKEEFYTRPLPTPLSELQAELDTYLDYYNRRRPHMALGGLAPLEFLAKMQEESVPQRVSNVLTDYTLLTAFGGCAILQDALE, via the coding sequence GTGCAGTTTACCACCGTTGGCCGAGAGATATGGAGAGGCGCTAGACAAGCACAGAGGCTGGCCGAGGCCAACGCAAGCGACCCAGAGGTCCAGGAACGTCTGCGCAAGCTCCGACTGGTCAAAGCCCTGCGTGAAAGTAAAAAGAGCTGGAAGGAGATCCAGGACCTGGTCGGGATCAGCCGGGCCACCTACCACCGCTGGCAAAAAGCCCTAAAAGAAAAGGGCCTGGCTGGACTCAAACCCCGCTCCCGCCGCCCTAAGCACCTGCGCACAAAGGTCCACTGGACCCCAGGGCTGCTCATTAGAATAGAAACTCTCCGCAAGGAAAACCCCACCTGGGGACGCTGGTCCATCTGGCTTACCCTCCGCAAGGAGGGTTTCCAGATGAGCGAACGCACGGTGGGGCGCATCCTGGCCTACCTGGAGAAGCACCGACGTATCGAGAGCGTGGCCGGCTACCTGGCCCGGACTCAAAGAGGGAAGCTAAAGCGAAGGGTAAACCGGCCCTACGCCAAAAGGAAGCCCCGAGGATACGAGGCCAGGGCTCCTGGGGACCTGGTCCAGGTGGACACCCTCACCCTGACCTTAGGACCGGGAAGCATGGTCAAGCACTTCTCGGCGATTGACCTCCATAGCCGGTTTGTCCTGGCGGAGGTGCACAGCCGGGCCACGGCTAAGCTTTCTGAGGGGTTCTTGTCCTTGCTTCTGGCCAGGGCCCCTTTTCCCATCCGGGCCATCCAGGTGGATGGGGGCAGCGAGTTCATGGCCGAGTTTGAGGAGGCCTGCTGTGCTCTGGGGATTGCCTTGTTTGTGCTACCGCCGAGGAGTCCTAAACTCAATGGTCACGTGGAGCGGATGCAGCGGACCTTCAAGGAGGAGTTCTACACCCGGCCTTTGCCCACCCCGCTCAGCGAGCTGCAGGCAGAGCTGGATACCTACCTGGACTACTACAACCGCCGAAGGCCTCACATGGCCCTGGGGGGTCTTGCTCCGCTGGAGTTTTTGGCTAAGATGCAAGAGGAGTCGGTTCCTCAAAGAGTCTCAAATGTGTTGACCGATTACACGTTGTTGACAGCTTTCGGGGGCTGTGCTATCTTACAGGACGCGCTCGAGTGA
- a CDS encoding TRAP transporter large permease translates to MSFEVMAPLMFVGLIVFLLLGYPVAFSLGAVGLLFGWIGMHYDFIQPVFLQNIPLRIFDTLKNQTLLAIPFFTFMGLILERSGMAEDLLDTVGQLFGRLRGGIAYAVILVGALLGATTGVVAASVIAMGLISLPVMLRYGYSPRVASGVIAASGTLAQIVPPSLVLIIMADQLGVSVGDMYRGALVPSLILTGLYLVYVIGVSLINPKAAPGLPEEARTYRGVRLVMRVLTVMIPPLVLIFLVLGTIFIGVATPTEGGAMGAVGALVLAALRRRLSLKVLLQAMESTARITSFVAFILVGSRIFSLVFVGVDGDRWVENLLSSTLPQNPLAFLLVLNLLVFLIAFFLDYFEIAFIVIPLILPAVTGIMEQLYPQDYKIGLYWFGVMLGVNLQTSFMHPPFGFALFYLRSVAPPSLKTSDIYWGAIPYVVIQVVMVLIVLFNPWLVTNWITK, encoded by the coding sequence GTGAGCTTCGAGGTAATGGCCCCGCTGATGTTCGTGGGCCTGATCGTCTTTTTGCTCTTGGGGTATCCGGTAGCCTTCTCGCTGGGCGCGGTGGGCTTGTTGTTCGGCTGGATTGGTATGCACTACGACTTTATCCAGCCGGTATTCCTACAAAATATCCCCCTGCGCATCTTCGACACCCTGAAAAACCAAACCCTGCTGGCCATTCCCTTCTTCACCTTCATGGGGTTGATCCTCGAGCGCAGCGGCATGGCCGAGGATCTGCTGGATACGGTGGGACAGCTTTTCGGGCGGCTACGCGGTGGGATTGCTTATGCAGTCATCCTCGTAGGCGCCTTGCTGGGTGCTACAACCGGCGTGGTGGCGGCCTCGGTGATTGCCATGGGCCTCATCTCGCTACCGGTGATGCTGCGCTACGGTTACTCCCCGCGGGTTGCCTCCGGGGTGATTGCCGCCTCGGGCACCCTGGCCCAGATCGTTCCCCCCAGCCTGGTGCTCATCATCATGGCGGACCAGCTTGGCGTGAGCGTGGGCGACATGTACCGTGGGGCCTTGGTTCCTAGCCTCATCCTCACCGGGCTCTATCTGGTTTACGTGATCGGGGTCAGCCTCATTAACCCCAAGGCAGCGCCCGGCCTCCCGGAGGAAGCCCGCACCTACCGCGGCGTCCGGCTAGTCATGCGAGTGCTTACCGTCATGATCCCCCCCCTGGTGCTGATCTTCTTGGTGCTGGGTACGATCTTTATCGGAGTGGCTACCCCCACCGAGGGCGGGGCCATGGGGGCCGTGGGGGCGCTGGTGCTGGCCGCCCTGCGGCGGCGGTTGAGCCTGAAGGTGCTGCTCCAGGCCATGGAATCCACCGCCCGGATCACCTCCTTCGTGGCCTTTATCCTGGTGGGTTCGCGCATCTTCAGCCTGGTCTTCGTGGGGGTGGACGGCGACCGCTGGGTGGAGAACCTGCTGTCGAGCACCCTGCCGCAAAACCCCCTGGCCTTTTTGCTCGTGCTCAACCTGTTGGTCTTCCTGATCGCCTTCTTCCTCGACTATTTCGAGATCGCCTTTATCGTGATCCCCCTGATCCTGCCCGCCGTGACGGGGATCATGGAACAGCTCTACCCGCAAGACTACAAGATCGGGCTGTACTGGTTCGGGGTGATGCTGGGGGTGAACCTCCAGACCTCCTTCATGCATCCCCCTTTTGGGTTCGCCCTCTTCTACTTGCGCAGCGTGGCCCCGCCCAGCCTCAAGACCTCAGATATCTATTGGGGGGCCATCCCCTATGTGGTGATTCAGGTAGTGATGGTGCTGATCGTGCTCTTTAACCCCTGGCTGGTGACGAACTGGATCACCAAGTGA
- a CDS encoding TRAP transporter small permease subunit: protein MRFLLGISRAIDALSLNINKAVVWLVLLSSLVSAGNALVRYTLHNSSNAWLELQWIMFGAIFLLGASYTLMKNGHVRVDVLYSKYPPRVKLWVDLLGTLFFLIPTAVVIFLTSLPWVANSISTREMSPDAGGLPYWPIKLLIPVAFILLILQAISEVIKRLAMLTGHLEIPEYVTEEEAEVQEVKAIVVNNDPKEDKQ, encoded by the coding sequence ATGAGGTTCTTGCTGGGTATCTCGCGGGCCATCGACGCACTCAGCCTAAACATCAATAAAGCGGTAGTCTGGTTGGTTTTGCTATCTAGCTTGGTCTCGGCGGGCAATGCCCTGGTGCGCTACACTCTGCACAACAGCTCAAATGCCTGGCTCGAGCTGCAGTGGATCATGTTCGGGGCTATCTTCCTGCTGGGGGCCAGCTATACCTTGATGAAGAATGGTCACGTGCGGGTGGATGTGCTCTATAGCAAGTACCCACCTAGGGTCAAGCTCTGGGTGGACTTGCTGGGAACGCTTTTCTTTTTGATCCCCACCGCGGTAGTGATCTTCCTAACCTCACTGCCTTGGGTGGCTAACTCCATCAGCACCCGGGAGATGTCGCCGGATGCTGGGGGTCTGCCCTACTGGCCGATCAAGCTCCTGATTCCTGTGGCGTTTATCTTGCTAATCTTGCAAGCAATCTCCGAGGTCATCAAGCGTTTGGCTATGCTCACCGGGCACCTGGAGATCCCCGAATACGTGACCGAGGAAGAGGCCGAGGTTCAAGAGGTCAAGGCCATCGTAGTGAACAACGACCCGAAGGAGGATAAACAGTGA
- a CDS encoding sugar phosphate isomerase/epimerase family protein, producing the protein MNQISFITANFVARQIGYHLTEGWMQGDTATQNYFRPIETFSERLDRMLAEIRQMGFGAIDLWGAHLNWTWATPEHVAIAKDSLARHGLRVLSFATWVGSLQGLEGTCKLAQAIGIPLIAGGAPLLKEQRQEVVAILQHYGVKLGIENHPEKTPAEVLELIGDGAEGHLGAAPDTGWWATQAYPAPQALRELREHILTIHLKDVKAAGAHQTCRFGHGVANIEGCVRVLQEIGYTGPLGIEHEPEQGDPTEDIKASRAMLEGWLSS; encoded by the coding sequence ATGAACCAGATTTCTTTTATCACCGCCAATTTCGTAGCGCGGCAGATCGGCTACCACCTGACCGAGGGCTGGATGCAGGGCGACACCGCTACCCAGAACTACTTCCGGCCTATCGAAACCTTTAGCGAGCGGCTGGATAGGATGCTGGCCGAGATTCGCCAGATGGGGTTTGGCGCGATTGATCTGTGGGGGGCGCACCTGAACTGGACCTGGGCTACCCCCGAGCACGTCGCCATCGCCAAGGACTCTCTCGCCCGGCATGGGTTGCGGGTGCTGAGCTTCGCCACCTGGGTGGGCTCATTGCAGGGGCTCGAGGGCACTTGCAAGCTGGCTCAGGCGATAGGGATCCCGCTGATTGCCGGAGGAGCTCCGCTCCTCAAAGAACAGCGCCAGGAAGTGGTGGCGATCCTCCAGCACTACGGGGTAAAGCTGGGCATCGAGAACCACCCCGAGAAGACCCCCGCCGAGGTGCTGGAACTTATCGGGGATGGGGCAGAGGGACACCTTGGGGCTGCCCCAGACACCGGTTGGTGGGCTACCCAGGCTTACCCGGCACCCCAGGCCTTGCGCGAACTCAGGGAGCATATCTTGACCATCCACCTCAAGGACGTAAAAGCCGCCGGAGCCCACCAGACTTGCCGTTTCGGGCACGGGGTAGCCAACATCGAAGGCTGTGTGCGGGTCTTGCAAGAAATCGGCTATACCGGCCCCCTCGGCATCGAGCACGAGCCCGAACAGGGCGACCCTACCGAGGACATCAAGGCCAGCCGGGCCATGCTTGAGGGCTGGCTGAGCAGCTAA
- a CDS encoding MFS transporter — translation MQPFTPSWYMVLASYWFASSFKWAAVLLALLPGRVAQLVPDEQKAGALGLLFATGAVMAFVGPPLTGYLSDRVGRRMPFLAIGAVLTAVALVWMAHAPSYAVLFAAYILLQIADDLGTGPYSALIPDLVPRSKRGAASGYLGTMQMIGNIAAAVLIFSLPNVTGQFYVLAGVNLLAALLVLRAIQEVPGLRQRQLSFVQSMLAPWKNPDFRWVWATRFFAMLGQYSVQTYLLYYLSDVVRTFDAFGLHLVDPAQAVGVLGLMIFVGGALSAVYAGRRSDQLGRKRLIYVSGIGLSLVMLPILMLPRFDLLVALALIFGVFFGIYLAVDWALVADVLPDPEGYATDMGLWQTSIVLPQVIAGSFGGLIDRANQASAGSGYTLVFLLAAGFFLLGTFLVRQIRGAR, via the coding sequence ATGCAGCCCTTTACCCCAAGCTGGTACATGGTCCTGGCTTCCTACTGGTTTGCCAGCAGCTTCAAGTGGGCGGCTGTCCTCCTGGCCTTGCTCCCCGGACGGGTGGCGCAACTGGTTCCCGACGAGCAGAAAGCCGGGGCGCTGGGCCTGCTCTTCGCCACCGGAGCGGTAATGGCCTTTGTCGGCCCCCCGCTGACGGGCTACCTCTCCGACCGCGTGGGACGGCGGATGCCTTTCTTGGCCATCGGGGCAGTGCTCACCGCCGTGGCTTTGGTCTGGATGGCTCATGCCCCCAGCTATGCGGTACTATTTGCGGCCTATATCCTCTTGCAGATCGCCGATGACCTCGGCACGGGCCCTTATTCGGCCTTGATCCCCGATTTAGTGCCCCGCTCCAAACGGGGAGCGGCTTCGGGGTATTTGGGAACCATGCAGATGATCGGCAACATTGCGGCGGCAGTGCTGATCTTCTCTTTGCCCAACGTCACTGGACAGTTTTATGTGCTGGCCGGGGTCAACCTGCTCGCAGCGCTGCTCGTTTTGCGGGCGATCCAGGAGGTGCCAGGGCTACGCCAGCGCCAGCTCAGCTTCGTGCAGAGCATGTTAGCCCCCTGGAAAAACCCTGACTTCCGCTGGGTATGGGCCACCCGTTTCTTCGCCATGCTAGGCCAGTACAGTGTGCAGACCTATCTGCTGTACTACCTGAGCGACGTAGTTCGCACCTTCGACGCCTTTGGCCTGCACCTTGTAGACCCGGCCCAGGCGGTGGGGGTGTTGGGGCTGATGATCTTCGTAGGGGGGGCGCTCTCGGCCGTCTACGCTGGGCGGCGCTCAGACCAACTGGGGCGCAAACGCCTGATCTACGTCTCGGGGATTGGATTATCGCTGGTGATGCTGCCGATCCTAATGCTGCCCCGTTTCGATCTGCTGGTGGCCTTGGCCCTGATCTTCGGGGTGTTTTTTGGCATCTATCTGGCTGTGGACTGGGCTCTGGTCGCAGACGTACTCCCCGACCCCGAAGGCTACGCCACCGACATGGGATTGTGGCAGACTTCCATCGTGCTGCCCCAGGTGATCGCAGGGAGTTTTGGCGGGCTGATTGACCGGGCCAACCAAGCCTCGGCGGGCTCGGGGTATACCTTGGTCTTCCTGTTAGCAGCAGGGTTTTTTCTGCTGGGAACGTTTCTGGTGCGGCAGATTCGCGGTGCCCGTTAA
- a CDS encoding glycoside hydrolase family 3 C-terminal domain-containing protein yields MIEAVRSGKLKESKLNEAVRRILQIVFKAAETPKGGRFDKEAHHALARKAASEGMVLLKNEGLLPLRNPRRIAVIGRSALYPQFQGGGSSNVNPTQVDIPLEELRKVATDAVLTYSEGYPAGLEEDPKRIEEAVAQAQKAEVALVFAALPPAVESEGYDRPYLGLTPQQVALIQAVSRAQPRTVVVLNTGSAVEMGPWIEGVGAVLQGWLMGQAGAGAIADILFGRINPSGKLAETFPLRLQDTPAYLNFPGENGQVRYGEGLFIGYRYYDAKEVPVLFPFGHGLSYTTFEYRDLRVSAEVFKDTEGITISLEVSNTGQVAGQETVQVYVRDVKSKLVRPVKELKGFAKLELQPGETRTVSVPLDFRAFAYYHPGYKRWITEDGEFEILVGASAGDIRLRKTVTLESTLDLPSLLNIESTPREWLEDKRGRAVIEPILNNLVQQMGAAMGTGEQAIGMDMMGFILDTPLRSVLEFQESLLPAAAEEIVQELLEQVRR; encoded by the coding sequence GTGATCGAAGCGGTACGCAGTGGGAAGCTAAAGGAGTCCAAGCTCAACGAGGCGGTTCGGCGCATCCTGCAAATCGTGTTTAAGGCCGCCGAGACCCCCAAAGGAGGCCGTTTCGATAAGGAAGCCCACCATGCCCTGGCCCGCAAGGCCGCTTCGGAGGGCATGGTACTGCTCAAGAACGAGGGCCTGCTGCCCCTTCGGAACCCTCGGCGCATCGCGGTGATCGGCCGTTCGGCCTTGTACCCACAGTTCCAAGGCGGGGGCAGTTCCAACGTGAACCCTACCCAGGTAGACATTCCCCTGGAGGAACTACGCAAGGTGGCTACGGACGCGGTGCTTACCTATAGCGAAGGCTACCCGGCAGGCCTCGAGGAAGATCCCAAGCGCATCGAGGAGGCAGTAGCCCAGGCCCAAAAGGCCGAGGTGGCGCTGGTCTTTGCGGCCCTGCCGCCCGCAGTAGAGTCGGAAGGCTACGACCGTCCCTACCTGGGCCTCACCCCTCAGCAAGTAGCCCTTATCCAGGCCGTGAGCCGCGCGCAGCCCCGTACGGTAGTGGTACTCAACACCGGCTCGGCGGTGGAGATGGGCCCATGGATCGAAGGAGTGGGGGCAGTGCTACAAGGGTGGCTGATGGGTCAGGCCGGAGCTGGGGCCATCGCCGACATCCTCTTTGGCCGCATCAACCCTTCCGGTAAGCTGGCCGAGACCTTTCCCCTGCGCCTGCAAGACACTCCAGCTTACCTCAACTTCCCCGGCGAGAACGGCCAGGTGCGCTACGGCGAGGGCCTCTTCATCGGCTACCGCTACTACGACGCTAAGGAAGTTCCGGTGCTCTTCCCCTTCGGTCACGGGCTTTCCTACACCACCTTCGAGTACCGTGACCTACGGGTCTCTGCCGAGGTCTTCAAGGACACCGAGGGCATCACCATATCGCTCGAGGTGAGCAACACCGGCCAGGTAGCGGGCCAAGAGACCGTTCAGGTCTATGTGCGCGACGTGAAGTCCAAGCTGGTGCGCCCGGTGAAAGAACTCAAGGGTTTTGCTAAGCTCGAGCTACAACCTGGCGAAACCCGAACCGTAAGTGTACCGCTGGACTTCCGCGCCTTCGCCTACTACCATCCTGGTTATAAGCGCTGGATTACCGAAGACGGGGAGTTTGAAATCTTGGTGGGGGCTTCAGCAGGGGATATCCGCCTTCGCAAAACAGTGACGCTGGAATCCACGCTCGATCTCCCCTCGCTCCTCAACATCGAATCCACCCCGCGCGAATGGCTTGAGGACAAACGGGGGAGGGCGGTAATCGAGCCGATCCTCAACAATCTCGTACAGCAAATGGGCGCAGCGATGGGAACAGGCGAGCAAGCTATCGGTATGGACATGATGGGCTTTATCCTCGATACCCCCTTGCGCAGCGTGCTGGAGTTTCAGGAAAGCCTTCTGCCTGCTGCTGCCGAAGAGATCGTACAGGAGCTGCTCGAGCAGGTGCGCAGGTGA
- a CDS encoding LacI family DNA-binding transcriptional regulator, with product MRREVRVTLKDVAKLAGVSAVTVSNVLNHRPNVSEATRTRVQEAIQRTGYTANLAARGLAGGRTNTVGMLVPDLSSQYMGEIVRGAGDEVRRSGMEMLISTASDLTRERHQVAFLRGITDGLLLLLPRTPDEMLVGLEQAGIPVVVIDHRGNKIMLPSVDVDNYSGARLAMEHLLALGHRRIGLVSGPRGYGASTARLQGYKEALLAAGLPFDKTLVAAGDFLQPGGFSAGKKLLSLPDPPTAIFAASDLMAFGVMEAIKEQGLRVPQDISVIGFDDIPMASQVYPPLTTIRQPLYQMGVAAARMMIAMLRGVKPPSSRITLPTELVERASTARPLRHSHRLVKEKGVVDEPS from the coding sequence GTGAGAAGAGAAGTGCGGGTCACCTTAAAGGATGTTGCCAAGCTGGCGGGAGTTTCGGCGGTGACGGTTTCCAACGTGCTCAACCACCGCCCCAACGTATCCGAAGCCACCCGAACGCGGGTGCAAGAAGCCATTCAACGTACCGGCTATACTGCCAACCTGGCCGCCCGGGGGCTGGCTGGGGGGCGTACCAACACCGTGGGTATGCTGGTCCCCGACCTCTCTTCCCAGTACATGGGGGAGATCGTGCGGGGGGCTGGCGACGAGGTGCGCCGCTCGGGAATGGAGATGCTCATCTCCACTGCCTCCGACCTCACCCGGGAGCGCCACCAGGTGGCGTTCTTGCGAGGAATCACCGATGGGCTGTTGCTGCTTTTGCCCCGTACTCCCGACGAGATGCTGGTGGGGCTTGAGCAGGCGGGCATCCCGGTAGTGGTGATTGACCACCGGGGGAACAAGATCATGCTGCCCTCGGTAGACGTGGATAACTACAGCGGAGCCCGGCTGGCAATGGAGCACCTGCTGGCCCTAGGCCACCGGCGCATCGGCTTGGTAAGCGGTCCTAGAGGCTACGGGGCCTCCACGGCACGCTTGCAAGGCTACAAGGAGGCCCTGCTGGCCGCCGGGCTGCCCTTCGACAAAACCCTGGTCGCTGCAGGAGATTTTTTGCAGCCCGGCGGCTTTAGCGCGGGGAAAAAACTCCTCTCGTTGCCCGATCCCCCGACGGCTATCTTCGCGGCCAGTGACCTGATGGCCTTCGGGGTGATGGAGGCCATCAAAGAACAAGGCCTGCGGGTACCCCAGGACATCTCGGTGATCGGGTTCGATGATATCCCGATGGCCAGCCAGGTCTATCCACCCCTCACCACCATCCGGCAACCCCTCTACCAGATGGGGGTGGCCGCGGCCCGAATGATGATCGCCATGCTACGGGGGGTCAAGCCCCCCTCGAGCCGTATCACCTTGCCCACCGAGCTGGTGGAACGGGCCAGCACAGCCCGGCCCCTCCGGCATTCCCATCGCCTCGTTAAGGAGAAGGGGGTGGTAGACGAGCCAAGCTGA